A genome region from Macrotis lagotis isolate mMagLag1 chromosome 4, bilby.v1.9.chrom.fasta, whole genome shotgun sequence includes the following:
- the PWWP2B gene encoding PWWP domain-containing protein 2B: MEPLRVGGRLPVRVEQILNGDTLVVSLRCGERSFTGLLLDCSRGSGLFGLPLSLPKHDAPLSDSCSRWDPHEGKGDGGGPETVIPPPPPASEKAPATAAGLDPAPPLVPPVPAGSAPPFPPYFEGAPFPQPLWLRHTYNQWVPQPPPRTIKRTKRRLSRNRDPGRLIMSTIRLRPRRVLCEKCKNTLNPEESLPSQPSAKPRRRPSAPDKEPKKLEEPDSELRRTKREKSGELVPRSPVIKISYSTPQGKGEVVKIPSRVHGSLEPFRPRQGPHDGQDLEAPGQPASIPKLKLTRPVPSGDAPPPKIRLKPHRLPPAGGSSSGRSVSVYKAELIDELGESGSSAAFYTEESSRRQRLAELSSGSSGDEDGFGGFPPAKDGRDGLAFLVNYKRKADSSSLSVCSNESLDESSSDTASPDGCDFLPGEDVSVSSSSREERKTVPPLTVRLHTQSVSRCVTEDGSTVSVGDVVWGKIPGCPWWPARILDLSLSQKEDGAPCWREARVSWFGSPTTSSLSVSKLSPFSEFFKLRFNRKKKGVYRKAITEAAKAAPRLSPEIRELLSQFET; the protein is encoded by the exons atGGAGCCGCTGCGGGTCGGCGGGCGGCTGCCCGTGCGGGTGGAGCAGATCCTCAACGGGGACACGCTGGTGGTGAGTCTGCGCTGCGGGGAGCGGAGCTTCACAGGCCTGCTGCTGGACTGCAGCCGCGG GTCCGGGCTCTTTGGTCTTCCTCTGTCTTTGCCGAAGCATGATGCTCCCTTGTCAGATAGCTGTTCACGCTGGGACCCTCacgaaggaaaaggagatggtgGGGGCCCCGAGACTGTCATCCCACCACCGCCACCTGCTTCAGAGAAGGCTCCTGCCACAGCCGCTGGTCTGGACCCTGCCCCGCCCCTCGTGCCCCCTGTGCCCGCTGGGAGcgcccctcccttccctccctattTTGAGGGGGCTCCCTTCCCTCAGCCTCTGTGGCTGAGACATACGTACAATCAGTGGGTCCCCCAGCCTCCGCCACGGACGATAAAGCGCACCAAGAGGCGACTCTCTCGTAACCGTGACCCTGGCCGCCTGATCATGAGCACCATCCGTCTGCGACCGCGGCGGGTGCTTTGTGAGAAATGCAAGAACACTCTGAACCCCGAGGAGAGCTTGCCGAGCCAGCCCAGTGCCAAACCGCGCCGGCGGCCGAGCGCTCCTGACAAGGAGCCCAAGAAGCTGGAAGAGCCGGACTCTGAGCTGAGGCGGACCAAGCGGGAGAAGAGCGGGGAGCTGGTGCCACGCAGCCCAGTCATCAAGATCTCCTACAGCACGCCACAGGGCAAGGGGGAGGTGGTGAAGATCCCCTCACGCGTCCACGGCTCCCTCGAACCCTTCCGTCCTAGGCAGGGGCCGCACGACGGCCAGGACCTGGAGGCGCCGGGGCAGCCGGCCTCCATCCCCAAGCTGAAGCTGACCCGGCCTGTGCCTTCGGGGGACGCACCCCCCCCCAAGATCCGCCTGAAACCCCACCGCCTTCCCCCCGCAGGCGGCAGCTCCAGCGGCCGGAGCGTCTCCGTCTACAAAGCAGAGCTGATCGACGAGCTCGGCGAGTCCGGCTCCTCGGCCGCCTTTTACACAGAGGAGTCCTCGCGGCGGCAGCGGCTCGCCGAGCTGTCCTCTGGGAGCTCGGGGGACGAGGACGGCTTCGGGGGCTTCCCCCCGGCTAAGGACGGGCGAGACGGCCTGGCCTTCCTCGTGAACTACAAGAGGAAAGCCGACTCGTCCAGCCTGTCTGTGTGCAGCAACGAAAGCCTGGACGAGTCCAGCTCAGACACCGCCTCTCCCGATGGCTGTGACTTCCTCCCCGGGGAGGATGTGTCCGTCTCCTCCTCTTCCCGCGAGGAGCGAAAGACCGTGCCACCGCTGACCGTGAGGCTGCACACCCAGAGCGTGTCCAGGTGCGTGACGGAGGACGGCAGCACAGTGTCCGTGGGAGACGTGGTGTGGGGCAAGATCCCCGGCTGCCCCTGGTGGCCGGCCCGCATACTGGACCTCAGCCTGAGCCAGAAGGAGGACGGCGCGCCCTGCTGGAGGGAGGCCCGCGTCTCCTGGTTCGGCTCACCCACCACCTCATCCCTGTCTGTCTCCAAACTCTCCCCCTTCTCTGAGTTCTTCAAACTGAGATTTAACCGCAAGAAGAAAGGCGTCTACCGCAAAGCTATTACTGAAGCCGCCAAGGCGGCCCCACGCTTGAGCCCAGAAATCAGGGAGCTCTTAAGCCAGTTTGAAACGTAA